From one Leifsonia soli genomic stretch:
- the fliD gene encoding flagellar filament capping protein FliD encodes MGMAIDGLISGLKTTDLIDSLMQAEAIPQTLLKNKVTDSTNFISAMQALNSKVAALADSAAKLAKPAGTDLHTASTSSTAATATAGTGAVDGTIDFTVDRLAQSQVTVTGPLTQWPDQPPTLTFVAADGTTKQITAASSSLADVAAAINQAGAGVSATRVAAGLDPATGQPLYRLQLSSTKTGAAAAFTAYRGTAADVAAGTATNILSDAGSSQVRQAQDAQLTLWAGTGAAQTVSSATNSFTDVLPGVTVSVTAASTTPVTLTVARDDKSISAAAGSLAGAVNDILTYIGQKQAVSTSTDAAGGTVVTGGVFTGESSVRDVNQKLVDAVIAPIGGVSPSTYGISITRDGAVTFDQDAFAKAMAADPDTVKAAVATIAQRVADAATGASDTYTGSISLKIKGEQSTVKSLNDQITDWDGRLADRRATLEKTYANLEVQLQQLQSQSSWLTGQLSSLPSASAS; translated from the coding sequence ATGGGCATGGCCATCGACGGGCTCATCAGCGGTCTGAAGACGACGGACCTGATCGACAGCCTGATGCAGGCGGAGGCGATTCCGCAGACCCTGCTCAAGAACAAGGTCACCGACTCCACCAACTTCATCTCGGCGATGCAGGCGCTCAACTCGAAGGTCGCCGCGCTCGCCGACTCGGCCGCGAAGCTCGCGAAGCCCGCAGGCACCGACCTGCACACCGCGAGCACGAGCTCCACCGCGGCGACGGCGACCGCGGGCACCGGCGCCGTCGACGGCACCATCGACTTCACGGTCGACCGCCTCGCGCAGTCGCAGGTCACCGTGACCGGCCCGCTGACGCAGTGGCCGGACCAGCCGCCGACGCTCACGTTCGTCGCGGCCGACGGCACCACCAAGCAGATCACCGCGGCCAGCTCGTCGCTCGCCGATGTCGCCGCCGCGATCAACCAGGCCGGAGCCGGTGTCAGCGCGACCCGGGTGGCCGCGGGTCTCGACCCGGCGACCGGCCAGCCGCTGTACCGGCTGCAGCTCAGCTCCACGAAGACCGGTGCGGCGGCGGCCTTCACGGCCTACCGCGGGACGGCGGCGGATGTGGCGGCCGGCACCGCGACGAACATCCTGTCGGACGCCGGGTCGTCGCAGGTGCGTCAGGCGCAGGACGCGCAGCTGACCCTGTGGGCCGGAACAGGAGCCGCGCAGACGGTCTCGAGTGCGACGAACAGCTTCACCGACGTCCTCCCCGGCGTCACCGTGTCGGTCACCGCGGCGTCGACCACACCGGTGACCCTCACGGTCGCCCGCGACGACAAGAGCATCTCGGCCGCCGCCGGATCCCTCGCAGGCGCGGTCAACGACATCCTCACGTACATCGGCCAGAAGCAGGCCGTCTCCACCTCGACCGACGCCGCGGGCGGAACGGTCGTCACCGGCGGCGTCTTCACCGGCGAGTCGTCCGTCCGCGACGTCAACCAGAAGCTCGTGGATGCGGTGATCGCCCCGATCGGCGGCGTCTCCCCCTCCACGTACGGCATCAGCATCACGCGGGACGGCGCGGTCACCTTCGACCAGGACGCCTTCGCGAAGGCGATGGCCGCCGACCCCGACACCGTGAAGGCCGCCGTCGCCACGATCGCGCAACGCGTCGCGGACGCGGCCACCGGCGCGAGCGACACGTACACCGGCTCGATCTCGCTCAAGATCAAGGGCGAGCAGTCGACCGTCAAGAGCCTCAACGACCAGATCACCGACTGGGACGGCCGCCTCGCCGACCGGCGAGCGACCCTCGAGAAGACGTATGCCAACCTCGAGGTCCAGCTGCAGCAGCTGCAGTCCCAGTCGTCGTGGCTGACCGGCCAGCTCTCCTCCCTCCCGTCTGCGAGCGCATCATGA